A single Criblamydia sequanensis CRIB-18 DNA region contains:
- a CDS encoding NAD-glutamate dehydrogenase domain-containing protein, with protein sequence MRQESSNQESQELEPSIKQRLQETIKNESRRFEECYSWLEEAMSPAFFEEFGRENVMLIVHSLMGFHLQDYFSTIHLKRAAICICLDSPDADLRILKNYAFYGIKYYQTFISKEHFPGTSENVRIAILLFTGAQDLSCEIGFPKEEKEKLKAYCQEKNPNLTQDEFSDLFNAVSPRFIRSLSTERLALALDLFLRAKTRDNCQYEVRYNEDWEKTGDPSMQIVLAWRNCPKHNFLYRLARTIHRHGLTIKRVNATYIDPYSRQNILIMALGLHGSDGKAAWDVADIPDFLRELVTVKYFASFDLIDEKLVSKGIISGTMGNLLRAIVNFAHQGLVHLDPNLYTIENIEEALCRHPELTGQLAAAFKYKFDPNNHDYITYLNIRGKFLDDVEKLDTGQEVNDIRRKNVLRQGMNFIHHTLKTNFYRLNFTAFSFRLDPKYLDELPFDRKKKFPDLPYAIFFIKGMHFFGFHIRFKDLSRGGLRTVIPKEHEDAVIERNTIFTECYNLAYTQHFKNKDIPEGGSKGVLFLLPFQRIESESAILKKELIDAFISEEDIVYQVERFQKEQNEEFLYQAQRSYIESLITIVNCDPDGKIRAKNIIDYWKRPEYLYLGPDENMHDGMIEWIADFSKKYHYRPGSSFISGKPKIGINHKEYGVTSLGVNVYMEEVLKYLDIDPKVQPFTLKMSGGPDGDVAGNQIKNLYLLYKNTAKLLAITDVSGTINDPHGLDLDTLYELFRQGKPIKYYPPEKLHENGFLLDRQAKRSETAFAQQTLCWRKKQGVLQEEWLSGSEMNHLFKNNVHETKADIFIPAGGRPRTLNEGNIKEFLDERGEPTAKAIIEGANLYLTPKARDILQDKGCLIVKDSSANKTGVICSSFEVLSGLTLGDKLFLENKRSLVKEILERLKLCAFKEAELLLKTHKKKGIKLTEISNAISVRINHFTYEILDYLDPIALPKDPNHPLNLSFFDYCLPILREKYKDLLLSEIPEHHKKAIISAHIAANLVYAKGLDWHPSVVDILPLLLNKQTKI encoded by the coding sequence ATGCGTCAAGAATCTTCAAATCAGGAGAGCCAGGAACTTGAGCCCTCAATAAAACAACGACTTCAGGAAACTATAAAGAACGAAAGTCGTCGTTTTGAAGAGTGCTACTCATGGCTTGAAGAGGCGATGTCTCCTGCTTTTTTTGAAGAATTTGGACGAGAAAACGTGATGCTGATTGTCCATAGCTTAATGGGCTTTCACCTTCAAGATTACTTTTCAACCATTCATCTTAAAAGAGCGGCAATTTGCATCTGTCTTGATAGCCCCGATGCTGATTTACGAATCTTAAAAAATTATGCGTTTTATGGGATAAAATACTACCAGACCTTCATCTCTAAAGAACATTTCCCGGGAACTTCTGAAAACGTTCGAATTGCCATCCTCCTCTTTACCGGAGCGCAAGATCTTTCATGCGAGATAGGCTTTCCCAAAGAAGAAAAAGAAAAGCTTAAGGCTTATTGCCAGGAAAAAAACCCGAATCTAACCCAAGATGAATTTTCAGATCTCTTTAACGCGGTCAGCCCAAGGTTTATTCGCTCGCTTAGCACTGAGCGTTTAGCTCTCGCCCTTGATTTATTTTTAAGAGCCAAGACAAGAGATAATTGCCAATATGAAGTTCGCTATAATGAAGATTGGGAAAAAACGGGCGACCCTTCCATGCAAATCGTCTTGGCTTGGAGAAATTGCCCTAAGCATAACTTTTTATACAGGCTTGCAAGAACCATTCATAGGCACGGGCTAACTATAAAAAGGGTAAATGCCACCTACATTGATCCCTATAGCCGTCAAAATATTTTAATTATGGCTTTAGGCCTTCACGGAAGTGATGGAAAAGCAGCTTGGGATGTTGCCGATATTCCCGATTTCCTAAGAGAGCTTGTGACCGTAAAGTATTTTGCAAGCTTTGATCTGATTGATGAAAAATTGGTGAGTAAAGGCATCATTTCCGGAACAATGGGTAATCTTTTAAGAGCCATTGTCAATTTTGCCCATCAAGGGTTAGTTCACTTAGACCCTAATTTATATACCATTGAAAATATAGAAGAAGCTCTCTGCCGCCACCCTGAGCTTACAGGACAGCTTGCTGCCGCTTTTAAGTATAAATTCGATCCGAATAATCATGACTATATAACCTATCTGAACATCAGAGGAAAATTTCTTGACGATGTTGAAAAGTTAGACACGGGTCAGGAAGTAAACGACATCAGGCGTAAAAACGTTTTAAGACAAGGGATGAATTTTATCCACCATACCCTTAAAACTAACTTCTATCGATTAAACTTCACAGCTTTTAGCTTTAGGTTAGACCCTAAATACTTAGATGAGCTCCCCTTTGACAGAAAGAAAAAATTTCCGGATCTTCCTTACGCCATCTTTTTTATTAAAGGAATGCATTTTTTCGGATTCCATATTAGATTTAAAGACCTTTCAAGAGGCGGTTTAAGGACTGTCATTCCAAAAGAGCATGAAGATGCCGTCATAGAAAGAAATACTATTTTTACCGAATGTTATAATCTGGCTTATACCCAGCACTTTAAAAATAAGGATATCCCAGAAGGCGGCTCTAAAGGCGTTTTATTTCTTCTCCCCTTCCAAAGGATTGAGTCGGAATCCGCTATTTTGAAAAAAGAGCTCATTGACGCCTTTATTAGCGAAGAAGATATCGTCTATCAAGTAGAGCGTTTTCAAAAAGAGCAGAATGAAGAATTCCTCTACCAAGCGCAGCGATCTTACATAGAGAGTTTAATCACCATAGTAAATTGCGACCCTGACGGAAAAATAAGGGCTAAAAATATTATAGATTATTGGAAGCGTCCTGAATACTTATACCTCGGCCCTGATGAAAACATGCACGACGGCATGATTGAATGGATTGCCGACTTTAGCAAAAAGTATCACTATAGGCCTGGCTCATCTTTTATCTCAGGCAAACCAAAAATTGGCATCAACCATAAAGAATATGGCGTGACCTCCCTTGGCGTTAATGTTTACATGGAAGAAGTGCTTAAATATCTCGACATTGATCCAAAAGTTCAACCTTTTACCCTTAAGATGTCCGGGGGACCTGATGGAGATGTAGCCGGCAACCAGATAAAAAACCTTTACCTCCTCTACAAAAACACAGCTAAGCTGTTAGCAATTACAGATGTGTCCGGAACTATCAATGACCCTCACGGGCTTGATCTTGATACCTTATATGAGCTTTTCCGCCAAGGCAAACCCATTAAGTACTACCCTCCTGAAAAATTGCATGAAAACGGTTTTTTATTAGATCGGCAAGCGAAGCGTAGCGAAACCGCTTTTGCCCAGCAAACGCTTTGCTGGCGAAAAAAACAGGGTGTCTTACAAGAAGAGTGGCTCTCCGGAAGTGAAATGAATCACCTCTTTAAGAATAACGTTCATGAAACGAAAGCCGATATTTTTATACCAGCCGGGGGCAGGCCAAGAACCTTAAATGAAGGGAATATCAAAGAGTTTCTCGATGAAAGAGGCGAGCCGACAGCCAAAGCCATTATTGAAGGGGCAAACCTCTATCTTACCCCGAAAGCAAGAGATATTTTGCAGGATAAGGGCTGTCTTATTGTTAAGGATAGCTCGGCAAATAAGACAGGAGTTATTTGTTCTTCTTTTGAGGTGCTCTCAGGTTTAACCCTTGGAGATAAGCTTTTCTTGGAAAATAAACGAAGCCTGGTAAAAGAAATTTTAGAAAGACTAAAGCTCTGCGCTTTTAAGGAGGCTGAGCTTCTTTTGAAGACACATAAGAAAAAAGGAATCAAATTAACGGAAATTTCAAACGCTATATCCGTTAGAATTAACCACTTTACTTATGAAATCCTGGATTATCTAGATCCTATTGCTCTACCTAAAGATCCCAATCACCCTCTAAATTTAAGCTTTTTTGATTACTGCTTGCCCATTTTAAGAGAAAAATACAAAGACCTCCTTCTTTCAGAAATCCCTGAACATCACAAAAAAGCCATCATTTCAGCTCATATTGCGGCTAATTTAGTCTATGCAAAAGGGTTGGATTGGCACCCCTCTGTCGTGGACATTTTACCCCTTTTATTGAATAAGCAGACAAAAATTTAG
- the hrcA gene encoding heat-inducible transcriptional repressor HrcA — protein MKNAIVKEKRSVKQKREKLVLFGVIEHYIRTGKAVGSNTLKEAGFKTLSSATIRNYFATLEKEGFLLQQHISGGRIPTEKAYRYYANEVFEKESVKEPIAKLKPLAAWDSKEITALLQFSAETVSDITGLATFISAPRFDHDFIVDLKIVPLDLSRAVCLIITEFGSVKAEIIKIDFKLTNFIIKRVEEYFQWRLKGFEKPEHLTAEEESFAESVYNEMVVRFVVGHTTFLSEDLIRVGFSKLLSLSDFQEAKEVAPSLALFENTQAMRLLLRECFRRNKPQVWIGEDLKSYSEIKPECAVMAVPYHINRQPIGAIGVLGPIRMPYKSLFGLLEQASSLVGGALTKAIYKFKITYRQPDRSLSQIIQEEKKLLSDYKPMLLEDKSINKNV, from the coding sequence TTGAAAAACGCCATTGTTAAAGAAAAACGCTCGGTTAAGCAAAAGAGAGAGAAGCTCGTACTTTTCGGGGTGATTGAGCACTATATTAGAACAGGTAAAGCTGTCGGCTCAAATACCTTAAAGGAAGCAGGCTTTAAGACCCTAAGCTCGGCTACGATACGAAATTACTTTGCTACTTTGGAAAAAGAAGGCTTTTTACTCCAACAGCATATTTCAGGCGGGCGCATTCCAACGGAGAAGGCTTACCGTTATTATGCCAATGAGGTGTTTGAAAAAGAAAGCGTTAAAGAGCCTATCGCCAAATTAAAGCCATTGGCCGCTTGGGATTCAAAAGAAATTACGGCCTTATTACAGTTTTCAGCAGAGACAGTAAGCGATATAACAGGCCTTGCCACTTTTATTTCGGCGCCGAGATTCGACCATGATTTTATAGTGGATTTAAAGATTGTACCTTTGGATCTCTCAAGAGCTGTATGTTTGATTATTACAGAATTTGGCAGTGTAAAAGCAGAGATCATTAAAATCGATTTTAAACTGACCAACTTCATTATAAAGAGAGTTGAGGAGTATTTTCAGTGGCGGCTAAAGGGCTTTGAAAAACCTGAGCATTTAACCGCTGAGGAAGAGTCTTTCGCAGAATCTGTCTATAATGAAATGGTCGTACGATTTGTAGTGGGGCATACGACGTTTTTAAGCGAGGATTTGATTCGGGTAGGATTTTCAAAGCTTTTAAGCCTATCAGACTTTCAGGAAGCCAAAGAAGTGGCGCCAAGCCTTGCCCTTTTTGAAAATACGCAGGCCATGCGTCTTTTATTACGGGAGTGCTTTAGGAGAAATAAACCTCAAGTGTGGATAGGAGAAGATTTAAAGTCTTATTCCGAAATAAAACCAGAATGCGCCGTTATGGCGGTCCCCTACCATATTAACCGGCAGCCGATTGGCGCAATTGGGGTGCTAGGACCTATTAGAATGCCTTATAAATCGCTTTTTGGATTGCTTGAGCAAGCCTCATCACTTGTAGGAGGAGCTCTCACAAAAGCCATTTATAAATTTAAGATTACCTATAGGCAGCCTGATAGAAGTTTATCCCAGATTATACAGGAAGAAAAAAAACTTCTATCGGACTATAAACCGATGCTGCTTGAAGATAAAAGTATTAATAAAAATGTTTAG
- a CDS encoding nucleotide exchange factor GrpE, producing the protein MSEQELDDDLKENQGQEETHCCAKGKCSKNQEEKRVPLTVNITDLELESLKHESRDYKDKYLRVLAESENARKRLLKEKQEMIQYALQNQILEFITPIDQLENALKHAENSSQEIKHWCMGFEMILSHFKEVLSANGVYPFTSIGNAFDPNLHEAVDVIVTDEHPDGIVIEESLKGYKMGDKVIRPARVKVSKSPS; encoded by the coding sequence ATGAGCGAGCAAGAGTTAGATGATGATTTAAAAGAAAATCAAGGGCAGGAAGAAACTCATTGCTGCGCCAAAGGAAAATGCTCTAAAAATCAAGAAGAGAAACGGGTGCCTTTGACAGTCAATATCACAGACCTTGAACTTGAATCTTTAAAGCATGAGTCAAGAGACTACAAAGACAAATACCTACGCGTCCTTGCAGAATCCGAGAACGCGAGAAAAAGACTCCTTAAAGAAAAGCAAGAAATGATTCAATACGCGCTCCAGAATCAAATCCTTGAGTTTATAACTCCGATTGACCAATTGGAAAATGCTTTAAAGCATGCCGAAAATTCCTCGCAAGAAATCAAGCATTGGTGCATGGGTTTTGAGATGATTCTATCTCACTTTAAAGAAGTCTTATCGGCAAACGGAGTCTACCCTTTTACCTCGATTGGAAATGCGTTTGACCCCAATTTACACGAAGCTGTAGATGTCATTGTTACCGATGAACATCCGGATGGAATCGTCATAGAAGAGAGTTTAAAAGGTTACAAAATGGGGGATAAGGTTATCCGCCCGGCACGAGTTAAAGTTTCTAAAAGTCCTAGCTAA
- the dnaK gene encoding molecular chaperone DnaK — translation MTTKKKGKIIGIDLGTTNSCVAIMEGGQPKVIPNAEGSRTTPSVVAFKGNDRLVGIPAKRQAVTNPENTINSSKRFIGRKFDEVTSELNNIAYKVVAGPNGDAVFQVGDKTYSPEEIGAIILQKMKQTAEDYLGEPVTEAVITVPAYFNDSQRQSTKDAGRIAGLDVKRIIPEPTAAALAYGLDKEHTDKKIAVFDLGGGTFDISILEIGDGVFEVLSTNGDTHLGGDDFDNEILKWMLEEFKKENGIDLRNDKMALQRLRDAAEKAKIELSGTQSTEINQPFITMDASGPKHLSLTLTRAKLESLTHNLIERTKEPCLKALKDAGISKDDIGEVILVGGMTRMPAVQEIVKQIFGKEPHKGVNPDEVVAIGAAIQGGILAGEVKDILLLDVTPLTLGIETLGGVMTPIIERNTTIPTQKKQIFSTASDNQPAVTIRVLQGERKMANDNKEIGRFDLTDIPPASRGTPQIEVAFDIDADGILHVSAKDIATGKEQKIKIEATSGLTEDAIKQAIRDAEIHKEEDKKKQEEIEIKNGSDSLVFQAEKELGKYKDKLPKEIVSDIESRITKLKEAIASGDLNRMKTAKSELETHLQKIGDTLAQAASAQSTAGAAHAHPEAEMNPEDNGGDRSSHQQHHHHHKPDEEVIEEADVEIIDDKKDNK, via the coding sequence ATGACTACAAAAAAGAAAGGCAAAATAATCGGTATCGACCTTGGAACGACGAACTCCTGTGTTGCGATCATGGAGGGAGGCCAGCCCAAGGTAATTCCAAATGCTGAAGGAAGCAGAACCACACCTTCCGTTGTGGCCTTCAAAGGGAATGACAGGTTAGTCGGGATCCCGGCAAAAAGACAAGCGGTCACAAATCCGGAAAACACGATTAATTCTTCCAAGCGATTTATAGGCCGTAAATTTGATGAAGTGACATCCGAATTGAATAACATCGCCTATAAGGTAGTGGCAGGCCCAAATGGAGATGCGGTTTTCCAAGTGGGCGATAAGACTTACTCACCGGAAGAAATTGGCGCTATCATTCTTCAAAAAATGAAGCAAACAGCTGAAGACTACCTCGGCGAGCCTGTCACAGAAGCTGTAATCACAGTCCCGGCTTACTTTAACGACTCTCAAAGACAGTCTACAAAAGACGCCGGTCGAATTGCAGGGCTTGATGTTAAGCGTATTATTCCTGAGCCGACAGCTGCCGCATTAGCTTACGGCCTTGATAAAGAGCACACGGATAAAAAAATCGCTGTATTCGACCTTGGCGGCGGTACCTTTGATATTTCGATTCTTGAGATCGGCGATGGCGTTTTTGAGGTATTGTCAACTAACGGGGACACACACCTTGGCGGCGACGATTTTGATAACGAAATCTTGAAGTGGATGCTGGAAGAATTTAAAAAAGAAAACGGCATCGACTTAAGAAACGATAAAATGGCGCTTCAAAGACTTCGTGATGCGGCTGAAAAAGCAAAAATCGAACTCTCAGGAACCCAGTCTACAGAAATTAACCAACCTTTTATCACAATGGACGCAAGCGGTCCTAAGCACTTATCTCTAACATTGACAAGAGCTAAGCTTGAAAGCTTGACTCATAATCTTATTGAAAGAACAAAAGAGCCTTGCCTTAAAGCTTTAAAAGATGCAGGAATTTCAAAAGACGACATCGGCGAAGTGATTTTAGTCGGCGGTATGACAAGAATGCCGGCAGTTCAAGAGATTGTAAAACAAATCTTCGGAAAAGAGCCTCATAAAGGGGTTAACCCGGATGAAGTTGTAGCCATCGGCGCGGCTATTCAAGGAGGTATCTTAGCTGGTGAAGTTAAAGATATCCTGCTTTTGGATGTGACGCCTTTAACTCTTGGCATTGAAACTTTAGGGGGCGTCATGACGCCTATTATCGAACGAAATACCACCATTCCGACTCAGAAAAAACAGATCTTTTCAACAGCTTCGGATAACCAGCCGGCTGTCACCATCCGCGTTCTTCAAGGAGAGCGTAAAATGGCCAATGACAACAAAGAGATCGGCCGGTTCGACCTAACCGATATCCCGCCGGCTTCAAGAGGCACGCCTCAAATTGAAGTAGCCTTCGATATTGACGCAGATGGTATCTTGCACGTATCAGCTAAGGATATTGCCACCGGAAAAGAGCAGAAAATAAAAATTGAAGCAACCTCCGGTTTAACAGAAGATGCGATTAAACAAGCTATTAGAGATGCTGAAATCCATAAGGAAGAGGATAAGAAAAAGCAAGAAGAGATCGAAATAAAAAATGGCTCCGACTCTCTTGTCTTCCAAGCGGAAAAAGAACTTGGCAAGTATAAAGATAAATTGCCAAAAGAAATTGTTTCAGACATTGAGTCCCGCATTACGAAATTAAAAGAGGCCATAGCCTCGGGCGATCTCAATCGTATGAAAACTGCAAAATCCGAACTTGAAACGCATCTTCAAAAAATTGGAGACACTTTAGCGCAAGCTGCAAGCGCCCAAAGCACAGCTGGAGCGGCTCATGCCCATCCTGAAGCTGAAATGAATCCGGAAGATAATGGTGGAGACAGAAGTTCTCATCAACAACATCACCATCATCATAAGCCGGATGAAGAAGTGATTGAAGAAGCCGATGTTGAAATCATTGACGATAAGAAAGACAACAAATAA
- a CDS encoding FAD-binding oxidoreductase encodes MRNTFLVILSVLFFNCSLHAQDKCPSTKRVTVVGGGIIGALESYYAYKEGQNQGSKIIINVYEKGESFDVSPHEENGKASTNTSYNIVPSLTIDEILSVVPRGEEMVRKLSIPFSEPGGIRVDDVEGVNDSKSALQFKEAVTAYGSDPGHEDRTDTLLRLGRKSMDLWQSLYDEADLELKAILEASNFNPCREQKDAVIHLHDGYRIDLIYGIREAEKQALSMKESYEKFGYKNCKLLTPKEVISIDPFLTDYCVCHSSNNKWNEDSAALWRPGGCIDTKVFLPLFYDYLKKTMGCYVEDSIEKNCFSLNFGKEVIAVELGARDGNFLIMGLTFKDGEKHCDKDSEYVFCSGEAVGTLEKLGFSEPAYAGFAGVSLMLNIPLNASQEEAWKNFSHCMEVHNEGVVLAWQARRIKNSLFIGVAGTKAFYGDKIPHKDEAFARNRNLVQLNMINQVIPEALSLALGFDTKEMTLKEEHLLSLEEASFARRWAGRRSLAYDGFPTFGFLYANNKRVDNARCTTHLGSGGVSFAPASVYASRQAKASHKEEFIEKVLHYSDSRR; translated from the coding sequence ATGAGAAACACATTTTTAGTGATATTAAGCGTGCTTTTTTTTAATTGCAGTTTGCACGCTCAAGATAAGTGCCCTTCTACTAAAAGAGTTACCGTTGTTGGCGGAGGCATTATAGGAGCTTTAGAATCCTATTACGCCTATAAAGAAGGCCAAAATCAAGGTTCTAAAATTATCATAAATGTTTATGAAAAAGGAGAATCTTTCGACGTCTCTCCGCATGAAGAAAATGGAAAAGCGTCCACTAACACCTCATACAATATAGTGCCAAGTTTAACGATTGATGAAATCTTAAGTGTCGTGCCAAGAGGTGAAGAGATGGTTCGAAAGCTATCTATTCCTTTCAGCGAGCCCGGCGGCATTAGAGTTGATGATGTCGAGGGAGTAAATGATTCTAAGTCCGCTTTGCAATTCAAAGAAGCTGTGACCGCTTATGGAAGCGATCCCGGCCATGAGGATCGAACCGATACGCTTTTACGCCTTGGAAGAAAAAGCATGGATTTATGGCAAAGCCTTTATGATGAGGCGGATCTTGAGCTTAAAGCCATTTTAGAAGCTTCGAACTTCAATCCCTGTCGAGAGCAAAAAGACGCCGTCATCCATTTACATGACGGTTACCGAATTGATTTGATTTATGGAATTCGTGAAGCTGAAAAACAAGCGCTTAGCATGAAAGAAAGCTATGAGAAGTTCGGCTATAAAAATTGCAAGCTTCTAACTCCTAAAGAAGTAATCTCAATAGATCCTTTTCTAACGGATTATTGCGTTTGTCATTCATCCAATAACAAATGGAATGAAGATTCAGCAGCCCTTTGGCGCCCCGGAGGGTGTATAGACACCAAAGTATTTTTGCCTTTATTTTATGATTATTTAAAAAAGACGATGGGTTGTTATGTAGAGGACTCAATAGAAAAAAATTGTTTCTCCCTTAACTTCGGAAAAGAAGTGATTGCAGTTGAATTAGGCGCAAGGGATGGGAATTTTTTGATTATGGGTCTAACGTTTAAAGATGGCGAAAAGCATTGTGATAAAGACTCAGAATATGTCTTTTGCTCGGGGGAAGCGGTTGGAACGCTTGAAAAATTGGGTTTTAGCGAGCCTGCCTATGCAGGTTTTGCAGGCGTTTCTTTAATGCTCAATATTCCTTTAAATGCCTCCCAAGAAGAAGCTTGGAAAAACTTCTCTCACTGCATGGAAGTGCATAATGAAGGCGTCGTTTTAGCTTGGCAAGCAAGAAGAATTAAAAACTCCCTTTTTATTGGAGTTGCTGGAACAAAAGCTTTCTATGGCGATAAGATTCCGCATAAAGATGAGGCTTTTGCAAGAAATAGAAACCTCGTTCAGCTAAATATGATCAACCAAGTGATTCCTGAAGCTCTCTCACTTGCCTTAGGCTTTGATACAAAAGAGATGACTTTAAAAGAAGAACACCTTTTAAGCCTTGAAGAAGCCTCTTTTGCAAGACGTTGGGCCGGAAGACGCTCTCTTGCTTATGACGGATTTCCGACTTTTGGCTTTCTTTATGCCAACAATAAGAGAGTGGATAACGCCCGATGCACAACCCACCTAGGGTCAGGGGGAGTTTCTTTTGCACCGGCTTCTGTTTATGCAAGCCGGCAAGCAAAAGCTTCTCATAAAGAGGAGTTCATAGAGAAAGTCTTGCACTATTCGGATTCAAGACGATAG
- a CDS encoding alpha-keto acid decarboxylase family protein, which produces MSKDSLEKTFTKNQVKTVGTYLLDLLKENGVDHIFGIPGDYILRFDKRIEEHSIEFINATRENTAGYMADAYARMRGLGAACVTYGVGINIVNAIAQCYVESSPVIFISGAPGLDEKKFHLHHLIHKSTFEGRDLTQYQLFKQITIDQAILNDPRTASQQIKRVLSACLYHKKPVYLELPRSIIDQPILESNLLEAYSPPKVSREALAEAILETKALLSKAKRPVIWAGHEISRHNLQAYLLKMAETLNIPIFSSLLGKGSIDERHPLFSGVYQGHLSSDGVREDFDNADLVLVLGVLPTDIDTGLFTANIKKSGSPLIAQENSLAIGHHNYPGLDLSSFVKALAHEDFPKTYPNGSKKSFIQSQAFQPKNARLTIDRVLQALGNKLKDEHILIVDIGDAFFASKDLIVSEKGYLASAYFATMGFAVPGAIGSQIAEKEKRAVVLVGDGAFQMTGTELSTALRYDLDPIVIVLNNHGYGTERPILEGGYNDILNWNYSKLTEVLGGGVGIKTTTELEFKEAIDKAFEKRGTLFLIEADLPKNDTSSALKKLGSLAKK; this is translated from the coding sequence ATGTCTAAAGACTCTCTTGAGAAAACCTTCACTAAAAATCAGGTTAAAACTGTTGGGACTTACCTTTTGGATCTTCTAAAGGAAAATGGAGTGGATCACATCTTTGGGATTCCGGGAGATTATATTCTAAGATTTGACAAGCGGATAGAAGAGCATAGTATCGAGTTTATAAACGCCACAAGGGAGAATACTGCAGGTTACATGGCAGATGCTTATGCCCGCATGAGAGGCCTTGGAGCTGCTTGTGTCACTTACGGGGTTGGTATTAACATTGTCAATGCTATCGCTCAATGCTATGTGGAGAGCTCTCCTGTGATCTTTATTTCAGGGGCTCCCGGCCTTGATGAAAAAAAATTCCATTTGCATCACCTGATTCATAAATCCACTTTTGAGGGAAGAGACCTTACCCAGTATCAGTTATTTAAACAAATTACAATCGATCAAGCGATCCTCAATGATCCAAGAACTGCTTCGCAGCAAATCAAACGTGTTCTTTCAGCCTGTCTCTACCATAAAAAGCCTGTATATCTTGAGCTTCCAAGAAGCATTATCGACCAACCGATTCTGGAAAGTAATTTATTAGAAGCTTACTCCCCTCCAAAAGTTTCTAGGGAAGCTTTAGCTGAAGCCATCCTTGAGACAAAAGCCCTTTTAAGTAAGGCTAAAAGGCCTGTGATATGGGCAGGCCATGAAATTTCAAGACACAATCTGCAAGCCTATCTTCTAAAAATGGCTGAAACTTTAAATATCCCCATATTTTCTTCCCTTCTTGGGAAGGGGTCTATCGATGAAAGACACCCTCTTTTTTCAGGGGTCTATCAAGGACATTTAAGTAGTGATGGCGTAAGAGAGGATTTTGATAACGCCGACCTTGTTTTAGTTTTAGGCGTGCTTCCGACAGATATCGATACAGGCCTATTTACAGCAAATATTAAAAAAAGCGGCTCTCCCCTTATTGCGCAAGAAAACTCCCTAGCGATCGGCCATCATAACTATCCGGGCCTTGATCTTTCTTCTTTTGTAAAAGCATTAGCGCATGAGGACTTTCCTAAAACCTATCCTAATGGATCTAAGAAGAGTTTTATTCAATCCCAAGCATTTCAACCCAAAAATGCAAGATTGACCATTGATAGGGTGCTGCAAGCTTTAGGCAACAAGCTTAAGGATGAACATATATTGATTGTCGATATTGGAGACGCTTTCTTTGCAAGCAAAGACCTCATAGTTTCTGAGAAAGGGTATTTAGCTTCAGCCTATTTTGCCACAATGGGCTTTGCGGTACCTGGAGCTATCGGCTCTCAAATTGCAGAAAAAGAAAAACGAGCTGTTGTGCTTGTCGGCGATGGCGCCTTTCAAATGACAGGGACGGAATTATCGACAGCCCTTCGCTATGATTTGGACCCCATTGTCATCGTATTGAATAACCATGGTTATGGAACTGAACGTCCCATCCTTGAAGGCGGCTATAACGATATTCTAAATTGGAATTATAGCAAATTAACCGAAGTTCTCGGAGGGGGTGTCGGGATTAAAACTACAACAGAGCTTGAATTTAAGGAGGCAATTGATAAGGCTTTTGAGAAACGAGGAACGCTTTTTCTAATCGAGGCCGATTTACCTAAAAATGATACTTCTTCAGCCTTAAAAAAACTTGGCTCTCTTGCAAAAAAATAG